In Cicer arietinum cultivar CDC Frontier isolate Library 1 chromosome 7, Cicar.CDCFrontier_v2.0, whole genome shotgun sequence, a single window of DNA contains:
- the LOC101489143 gene encoding indole-3-acetic acid-amido synthetase GH3.6: protein MPEAPKDYNLVEQNKKILEFIEDVTLNADQVQQKVLSEILSRNANVEYLKRYGLNGHTDRDTFKKILPVISYEDIQTDINRIANGDTSPILCSKPISEFLTSSGTSGGERKLMPTIEEELARRSLLYSLLMPVMSQFVPGLEKGKGMYLMFIKSEAKTPGGIVARPVLTSYYKSSHFRDRPYDPYTNYTSPNETVLCPDSYQSMYSQLLCGLCQNKEVLRVGAVFASGFIRAIRFLEKHWTLLVNDIRTGTVNPLITDSSVRDSVMKILKPDPKLADFIQTECSESSWQGIITRLWPNTKYVDVIVTGTMSQYIPILDHYSNGLPLVCTMYASSECYFGVNLNPLCQPSEVSYTLIPTMCYFEFLPVNRSNGVTDSLHTPRSLNEKEQQELVELVDVKLGQEYELVVTTYAGLYRYRVGDVLKVAGFKNKAPQFNFVCRKNVVLSIDSDKTDEVELQNAMSNAMTHLVPFDATVSEYTSYADTTTIPGHYVLYWELTLNGSTPIPPCVFEDCCLTIEESLNSVYRQGRVSDKSIGPLEIKIVEQGTFDKLMDYAISLGASINQYKTPRCVKFAPVVELLNSRVMSSYFSPKCPKWVPGHKQWINQN from the exons atGCCTGAGGCACCTAAAGACTACAACCTTGTTGAACAGAACAAAAAAATCCTCGAGTTCATTGAGGATGTTACTTTAAACGCTGACCAAGTCCAACAAAAAGTCCTCTCAGAAATCCTCTCTCGCAATGCTAACGTTGAGTATCTTAAACGATATGGTCTCAATGGTCACACAGACCGTGACACCTTCAAAAAAATCTTGCCTGTTATTTCCTATGAAGATATTCAAACTGATATCAACCGCATCGCCAATGGTGACACCTCACCAATCCTTTGCTCCAAACCCATTTCTGAATTTCTCACTAG TTCTGGGACTTCAGGAGGTGAGAGAAAGCTGATGCCAACAATTGAAGAAGAGTTGGCGAGAAGGAGTTTGTTGTATAGTTTATTGATGCCAGTGATGAGCCAGTTTGTTCCTGGTTTAGAAAAAGGGAAAGGAATGTACCTAATGTTTATAAAATCTGAGGCTAAAACACCTGGAGGTATTGTAGCTAGGCCAGTTTTAACTAGCTATTACAAAAGTTCCCATTTTAGAGATAGACCTTATGACCCTTACACAAACTACACTAGCCCAAATGAAACTGTCCTCTGTCCTGATTCCTACCAAAGCATGTATTCACAACTGCTTTGTGGTCTTTGTCAAAACAAAGAGGTTTTAAGGGTTGGTGCTGTTTTTGCCTCTGGTTTCATAAGGGCTATTAGGTTCCTTGAAAAACATTGGACTCTTCTTGTCAATGATATTAGAACAGGTACTGTTAACCCTTTAATCACTGATTCTTCAGTGAGAGATTCTGTTATGAAGATCCTTAAACCTGATCCTAAACTTGCTGATTTTATTCAAACTGAGTGTAGTGAGAGTTCTTGGCAGGGGATAATTACTAGGTTGTGGCCTAATACTAAGTATGTTGATGTTATTGTGACAGGAACAATGTCACAGTATATTCCTATATTGGATCATTATAGTAATGGATTACCACTTGTTTGTACTATGTATGCTTCTAGTGAATGTTACTTTGGTGTTAACCTTAACCCTCTTTGTCAACCTAGTGAAGTTTCTTATACACTTATACCTACCATGTGTTACTTTGAGTTTTTACCTGTTAATAGAAGTAATGGTGTCACTGATTCTCTTCATACACCTAGATCACTTAATGAGAAAGAGCAACAAGAGTTGGTTGAACTTGTTGATGTCAAACTTGGTCAAGAATATGAACTTGTTGTCACTACTTATGCTG GACTATATCGTTATCGGGTAGGCGATGTGCTGAAAGTAGCAGGATTCAAGAACAAAGCACCACAATTCAACTTTGTATGCAGAAAAAACGTTGTGTTAAGCATTGATTCAGACAAAACTGATGAAGTTGAGCTTCAAAATGCAATGTCAAATGCAATGACACATTTAGTACCCTTCGACGCAACCGTTTCAGAATACACAAGCTATGCAGACACCACAACAATCCCAGGCCACTATGTCCTATACTGGGAACTCACCTTAAACGGATCAACACCAATTCCACCTTGTGTTTTTGAAGATTGCTGCCTAACAATAGAAGAGTCTCTCAACAGCGTTTATCGACAAGGCCGCGTCTCAGACAAATCAATAGGTCCACTTGAGATAAAGATTGTGGAACAGGGCACATTTGATAAGCTTATGGATTATGCAATTAGTTTAGGTGCATCAATAAATCAGTACAAGACACCAAGGTGTGTGAAGTTTGCACCTGTTGTTGAGCTCTTGAACTCAAGGGTAATGTCAAGCTATTTTAGTCCTAAGTGTCCAAAATGGGTTCCTGGTCACAAACAATGGATCAATCAGAATTGA